A single region of the Triticum dicoccoides isolate Atlit2015 ecotype Zavitan chromosome 2B, WEW_v2.0, whole genome shotgun sequence genome encodes:
- the LOC119368328 gene encoding FCS-Like Zinc finger 2-like — protein MAPSVACSFFFDNEQIGEPGMPAMDACALCAKPLARDIDVFMYRGDTPYCSEECRHEQMHLDAVCVKQAARRQQRFSAGTEVHRGQRQSSKVSVAS, from the coding sequence ATGGCGCCATCAGTGGCTTGCTCCTTCTTCTTCGACAACGAGCAGATCGGCGAGCCCGGCATGCCGGCGATGGACGCGTGCGCGCTCTGCGCCAAGCCGCTGGCGCGCGACATCGACGTCTTCATGTACAGAGGGGACACGCCCTACTGCAGCGAGGAGTGCCGACACGAGCAGATGCACCTCGACGCCGTCTGCGTCAAGCAGGCCGCGCGGAGGCAGCAGCGGTTCTCGGCGGGGACGGAGGTCCACCGTGGGCAGCGGCAGTCCAGCAAGGTGTCCGTCGCTAGCTAA